The Thermococcus sp. JdF3 genome includes the window ACCAGGTTGCGGTTATGCGAGCGGTTCTCGGCCTTCAGAGCAAGGGGCTGGCGAAGCTCCACGAGAAAAGTGAAAGGGTTGTCAAGCTCACCGAGACTGGAAGAAAGTACGCAGAGATAGGTCTCCCAGAGTGGAGGGCGCTGAGGGTTCTGAAGGAAAAGAAAAAGGCGACCCTGGATGACCTGGGGAACGTTCTCAGCGAGGATGAGCTGAAACCAATAGTTGGTCTCCTGAGGAAGGAGGGCTGGGCGAGCGTTAGGAAGGAGGACGGGAAGTTAGTCCTCGAAATCACCGAGAAGGGACTCAGCGCGGAAGAGAGGCCCATCGATGCCGCCCTCAAGCTCCTCACGGAGAAGAGAACCGTACCGCTGGACGAGATTGAGGGACTCATTCCCGTTAAAGAACTCAAGAGAAGGAAGATTGCGGAGGAGGACTCCGTTACCGAGAGGTTCGTCGAGATAGCCCCCGAGGGAGCGGAGCTCGTGAAAGGGGGCATCGAGCTGAGGGAAGAGGTCTCCAACCTGACCCCCGAGCTGATAAAGTCCGGAAAATGGCGCGAGGTCGAGTTCAAGCGCTTCAACATCTCGGCTCCGGTCCGGAGGATTTACCCGGGCAAGAAGCAGCCGTACAGGGCCTTCCTCGACAAGATACGGAAGAGACTTATCGAGATGGGCTTCATCGAGATGGTCTCCGACAGCCTCATCGAGACCCAGTTCTGGAACTTTGACGCGCTCTTCCAGCCCCAGAACCACCCCGCCAGGGACTGGACTGACACGTACCAGCTCAAGTATCCAAAGAGCGGCCACCTGCCCGTGGAGGAACTCGTTGCCAGAGTCAAGGCCGCCCACGAGCACGGCGGCGATACTGGTTCCCGCGGCTGGGGTTACGTCTGGTCTCCGGAGAGGGCCATGCTCCTCATGCCGAGGGCACACGGTACCGCCCTGAGCGGCAGACAGCTCGCAAGGGGCGTTGAGATACCCGGAAAATACTTCACGATTCAGCGCGTCTTCCGTCCGGACGTCCTCGACAGGACCCACCTCATAGAGTTCAACCAGGTTGATGGCTTCGTCGTCGGCGAGGATCTGCACTTCAGGAACCTTCTCGGGATACTCAAGCGCTTCGCGGTGGAGATAGCCGGGGCAAAGAAGGTCAAGTTCCTGCCCGACTACTATCCGTTCACCGAGCCGAGTGTCCAGATGAGCGCCTACCACCCCGAGCTCGGCTGGGTTGAGTTTGGCGGTGCTGGAATCTTCCGCGAGGAGATGACGAAGGCTCTCGGAGTTGATGTCCCTGTCATAGCCTGGGGAATAGGAATCGACAGACTTGCTATGTTCAAGCTCGGCATAGACGACATCCGCTACCTCTTCAGCTACGACCTGCGCTGGCTTAGGGAGGCAAGGCTCGTCTGGTGAGGTGGAAAAATACTCTAAGGTGATTGATATGCCAAAGGTCGTTATAGAGCTCCCCTCTGGGGTAAGGCGGGAGTTCGTGGAGCTTCAGGTTAGGAGGGCCATTGAGGCCGAGATGGCGAGGCTTGCCTTCGTGGAAGACGTTGCAAAGAAGCTCAACCTCGATGAGGAAGACCTCGAAGAAATCGAGGCACTGAGGGAAGAGGCATGGCGGGAATTCAAGAGAGAGCTGGGACTGGGATAATCGTTGATACGAACGTGATCATATCGGCGCTGCTACCCAGGAGCTCCCGGGGCGTCAGTAGCGCCGAGCTGACCCATTTCAGGGAGGAGCTGATATCACGCATTATCCTCCACCCTCTTAGTGAATACCGTCCGTTCCTGAAACGGGCCTACGAGATCTGCAGAGGGTTCGATGAAAAGGATACACCGTTTGTTGCACTCGCCCTGGCCCTTTCACTTCCAATTGTGACGAACGATGGTGGAATACTCGATAACAGGGGGCAATACGACGCCCTGCCAATTGAAGACCTGTTGAGGTGATAGTATGCCGAAGTTCGACGTGTCAAAGCGGGATTTGGAGAGACTCATCGGGAAGAGCTTCACCGTCGAGGAGTGGGAAGACCTATTCCTCTACGCTAAATGCGAGCTGGACGACGTCTGGGAGGAGGACGGTGAAATCTACTTCAAGGCCGACTCGAAGGACACCAACAGGCCCGACCTCTGGAGCGCCGAGGGAATAGCGAGGCAGATCCGCTGGGCGCTCGGCTTCCAGAAGGGGCTTCCCGAGTACGGGGTCGAAGACAGCGGCGTAACGGTTTAC containing:
- a CDS encoding phenylalanine--tRNA ligase subunit alpha, which translates into the protein MELSYQEKLTLIKLSEVGRTKFEELVKRTGLDQVAVMRAVLGLQSKGLAKLHEKSERVVKLTETGRKYAEIGLPEWRALRVLKEKKKATLDDLGNVLSEDELKPIVGLLRKEGWASVRKEDGKLVLEITEKGLSAEERPIDAALKLLTEKRTVPLDEIEGLIPVKELKRRKIAEEDSVTERFVEIAPEGAELVKGGIELREEVSNLTPELIKSGKWREVEFKRFNISAPVRRIYPGKKQPYRAFLDKIRKRLIEMGFIEMVSDSLIETQFWNFDALFQPQNHPARDWTDTYQLKYPKSGHLPVEELVARVKAAHEHGGDTGSRGWGYVWSPERAMLLMPRAHGTALSGRQLARGVEIPGKYFTIQRVFRPDVLDRTHLIEFNQVDGFVVGEDLHFRNLLGILKRFAVEIAGAKKVKFLPDYYPFTEPSVQMSAYHPELGWVEFGGAGIFREEMTKALGVDVPVIAWGIGIDRLAMFKLGIDDIRYLFSYDLRWLREARLVW
- a CDS encoding PIN domain-containing protein, with the translated sequence MAGIQERAGTGIIVDTNVIISALLPRSSRGVSSAELTHFREELISRIILHPLSEYRPFLKRAYEICRGFDEKDTPFVALALALSLPIVTNDGGILDNRGQYDALPIEDLLR